A window from Balearica regulorum gibbericeps isolate bBalReg1 chromosome 1, bBalReg1.pri, whole genome shotgun sequence encodes these proteins:
- the SLC25A30 gene encoding kidney mitochondrial carrier protein 1 isoform X1, which yields MSALNWKPFIYGGLASITAECGTFPIDLTKTRLQVQGQVNDAKYKEIRYRGMMHALVRICREEGLKALYSGIAPAMLRQASYGTIKIGTYQSLKRMFVEHPEDETLMINVLCGILSGVISSSIANPTDVLKIRMQAQGSVIQGGMMGNFIQIYQREGTKGLWKAMSLTAQRAAVVVGVELPVYDLTKKHIIMSGFMGDTVYTHFLSSFTCGLAGALASNPIDVVRTRMMNQRSQQHGGHSNYKGTLDCLLQTWKNEGFFALYKGFWPNWLRLGPWNIIFFLTYEQLKKLDF from the exons gtACTTTTCCCATTGATCTGACCAAAACACGTCTGCAAGTTCAAGGTCAAGTTAATGATGCCAAATATAAAGAGATCCGCTATCGTGGAATGATGCATGCACTAGTCAGAATatgcagagaggaaggattGAAAGCCTTATACTCTGG GATTGCACCTGCAATGCTACGGCAAGCTTCGTATGGAACTATAAAAATAGGCACTTACCAGAGCTTAAAAAGAATGTTTGTTGAGCATCCAGAAG ATGAAACCCTGATGATAAATGTTCTATGTGGCATTCTTTCGGGAGTAATCTCATCGTCCATTGCTAACCCTACAGATGTCTTAAAG ATCAGAATGCAAGCCCAAGGTAGTGTGATTCAAGGAGGAATGATGGGCAACTTCATACAGATCTACCAAAGGGAAGGCACTAAAGGATTATGGAAGGCAA TGTCATTGACAGCACAGAgagctgctgttgttgttggaGTGGAACTGCCAGTGTATGACCTCACCAAGAAGCACATAATAATGTCTGGATTTATGGGAGATACAGTATATACTCATTTCCT CTCAAGCTTTACTTGTGGGCTAGCTGGAGCCCTTGCATCCAACCCAATTGATGTTGTGAGAACACGCATGATGAATCAGAGAAGCCAACAACACGGAGGACACTCAAACTACAAGGGTACTTTGGATTGCTTGTTACAA ACATGGAAGAATGAAGGCTTTTTTGCTCTGTATAAAGGGTTTTGGCCAAACTGGTTAAGACTTGGGCCTTGGAATATCATT TTCTTTCTGACCTATgaacagctgaagaaattaGACTTTTGA
- the SLC25A30 gene encoding kidney mitochondrial carrier protein 1 isoform X2 produces MSALNWKPFIYGGLASITAECGTFPIDLTKTRLQVQGQVNDAKYKEIRYRGMMHALVRICREEGLKALYSGIAPAMLRQASYGTIKIGTYQSLKRMFVEHPEDETLMINVLCGILSGVISSSIANPTDVLKIRMQAQGSVIQGGMMGNFIQIYQREGTKGLWKGVSLTAQRAAVVVGVELPVYDLTKKHIIMSGFMGDTVYTHFLSSFTCGLAGALASNPIDVVRTRMMNQRSQQHGGHSNYKGTLDCLLQTWKNEGFFALYKGFWPNWLRLGPWNIIFFLTYEQLKKLDF; encoded by the exons gtACTTTTCCCATTGATCTGACCAAAACACGTCTGCAAGTTCAAGGTCAAGTTAATGATGCCAAATATAAAGAGATCCGCTATCGTGGAATGATGCATGCACTAGTCAGAATatgcagagaggaaggattGAAAGCCTTATACTCTGG GATTGCACCTGCAATGCTACGGCAAGCTTCGTATGGAACTATAAAAATAGGCACTTACCAGAGCTTAAAAAGAATGTTTGTTGAGCATCCAGAAG ATGAAACCCTGATGATAAATGTTCTATGTGGCATTCTTTCGGGAGTAATCTCATCGTCCATTGCTAACCCTACAGATGTCTTAAAG ATCAGAATGCAAGCCCAAGGTAGTGTGATTCAAGGAGGAATGATGGGCAACTTCATACAGATCTACCAAAGGGAAGGCACTAAAGGATTATGGAAG GGAGTGTCATTGACAGCACAGAgagctgctgttgttgttggaGTGGAACTGCCAGTGTATGACCTCACCAAGAAGCACATAATAATGTCTGGATTTATGGGAGATACAGTATATACTCATTTCCT CTCAAGCTTTACTTGTGGGCTAGCTGGAGCCCTTGCATCCAACCCAATTGATGTTGTGAGAACACGCATGATGAATCAGAGAAGCCAACAACACGGAGGACACTCAAACTACAAGGGTACTTTGGATTGCTTGTTACAA ACATGGAAGAATGAAGGCTTTTTTGCTCTGTATAAAGGGTTTTGGCCAAACTGGTTAAGACTTGGGCCTTGGAATATCATT TTCTTTCTGACCTATgaacagctgaagaaattaGACTTTTGA